atctaaaactgtcgcctattttccaaggtctacttctctctgttccccacccgttcatatatctgtccagatgcatcttaaatgattctatcgtgcccgcctctaccacctccgctggcaatgcattccaggcacccaccaccctctgcgtaaaaaactttccacgcacatctcccttaaatgtttcccctctcaccttcaaatcatgaccccttgtaattgacacccccactcttggaaaaagcttgttgctatccaccctgtccatacctctcataattttgtagacctcaatcaggtcccccctcaacctccgtctttccaacaaaaacaatcctaatctactcaacctttcttcatagctagcaccctccatccaggcaacatcctggtgaacctcctctgcaccctctctaaagcttccacatccttctggtaatgtggcgaccagaactgcacgcagtccCAATCACGTCCACTGTGGCCTTTGGCGCTGCAAGGACTAGAGAGCTGTCTGCCAATCAGATTGTCCGGCAGCCCCCTGAGGTGGGACCTCcccctgagggaggaggtgaaAGAGTTGCCCGAAGCCAATTAATGCTCGCGGGAGTGTGAACTGGCTGTGGGACAGACAGCTTTGACAGAGatctgtgggcagcagggtagcatggtggttagcataaatgcttcacagctccagggtcccaggttcgattcccggctgggtcactgtctgtgcggagtctgcacgtcctccccgtgtctgcgtgggtttcctccgggtgctccggtttcctcccacagtccaaagatgtgcgggttaggtggattggccatgctaaattgcccgtagtgtcctaataaatgtaaggttaaggggggggttgttgggttacgggtatagggtggatacgtgggtttgagtagggtgatcatggctcggcacaacattgagggccgaagggcctgttctgtgctgtactgttctatgttctatgttccccaccGACTCTTTGAATGGCGGATTGGGAAACCAGCCCATCCCAAAAATCCTGGCCCATGTCTTTGGAGAAGGGAGTGCGGAGAAAACGCACAGTTTAGTAATAGGGAGGTCTTCACATAGTCTTTACATTAATAATGCATAAAAAACACCACTAAAcaatttgtttttttctgttgcttttcttcttcaggtacccagggtgctgccatccccGCCAATGAAACCCAAACAAACAATTCTGTTCACGTGCGACAGCTTTATTGGGACATATCAAATATAATGAATGAGTTAACTGGCTTTAGCGTGAATGTTTTGGCACAGACTGAAGTTGGCAAAGCAATAATGTAAGTAGTTAGCTACGAGTTTATTAAAACTATCAAATGAATTGTCTTCAGAGAGTAGTTCTACTTCTCTCTCTACCTTTATTTGTTTCATTATATCCTTGTGAAGCAACTGGTAACATTTTACTAATTTAAAAGCCAGTACCATCGATACAAAAGCTGACAGTGATTGGTTCCCTCGAGTTGACCCCTTCCACCAATCCCCTCATGATATACTTTTTTCCACGTGCAAAAATTCCATTGGGTTCCCCAGCAATACCGAGGCTTTAGGCGGCACAGGGGACCTCCAACCGAGCAGAACGCACCTCCGGGCCATTAGCGAGGTCAAGTAGAGCATATACCCTCGTCCCCATCTGCAGCTCTGGTGAGTTCAACACTCCAAGAATGGCCACCAGCATGGCTGCAGTCCCTGACAGTGAGCACGAGTtcactaaaagggaacaaagtcccacagcgagcacATTGAGCTTGCAGTGCCGAGTAACACAAGTCGAGAAAACACCACCCATGTTAGATAGGGTACCTCAGCGGGGAACGTGGGTCTGAGGCCTTacatagccctgttttctgcactgtggggtttCGCTCGCTGGAACACCTCAGTGTAGCGGGAGTGtaataccctcaattacgacacaggagagaagattggcaattcaaaggctttaattaccagagaaccggacagctgctgagaagtgtgctcacagcacgctgcccagtgagcatcaccttatataccgtttcctgggggcggagccagaggcggagtcccccagggttccaagcccggtcttaaagggccaatgtattaaaggtaaggtacagttatggcagttaccgataccattgaTCACAgggagatcgggatgccagttTTAAATGCGTCGCAGTCTCCGAGGCCTCTGACATGACTCCCTACCATCCCAAACcacacccacacaggacaccCCCTGCCTGATTGCCAGCACACGAAACacaccagcttggcactgccaggctggcaccgaggtggcactgtcagggtgctaggctgccagtgtcagggtgcccaagTGACACTAGCAGTGATACCATCCTGCCcacagggcatgcacctgggggactCCAATTCCCTGAGAGATTCCCATGAGtggcattccgtctggtccccattcctggagaccagtactgaatggtgctcaTCCAAGGTCTCCAGAGCAAAGGGGTAACTTGGGAATCTgctcattaaagtgagactagctgtcttgctttaatatgcagatttgctaaaaattgATCCCGCCCACATTggatgggatttacatcgcaacatcttgtGAGATTGTGAGGCAATGCAAGCCAGGGAGATCGCAAGAGCGGAATCTCCTGGCTACTGTCGGCCACGCTGCGCTGCGGCGAGCTGCTGTACGGGCCCAGCGTGGCCATAAAATCACATCCATTGTACCAAAGAAGGAGAAGGACCCAGAAACTAACAAGCTTGGGGCAAAGCCAAatcatgtgcgcatgattcaccGGCCCCCAGAGCACCCcttgcacctgtcctccactcatACACGCCCTAACCAGGTGCGCCCTGTGCATCTCCTTGGACTGGatcaggcttaacctcgcacatgaggatgtGAGACTTGCAAAGGGCCTCATtccaacctcctcccccctccccctccctccaagaCCAAACCCAGCTCAGCCTCCGACTTCCTCTTTACCCTCCTCCAAAGATGCCCGCCCGTCGCCAACATCTCTGCCCATAGAACTCCGAAATCCTATCCTCCCCTAACTCGGCCAAGGACAGGACCCTGTCGATAAATGAAGGCTGTAATGAAGATGGCTCCTTGCGTTAAAAATCTCACACCAGCAAGTACCTGAAGACATTCCCTTTTGGGAGCCGGAATGCTCTGTAGCTCACCTGGACCGGCGAATCTACCTTCCAGAAATGTGTCCCTAAACCTTtccaacccctccctcacccacgccCTGAACAATGAATCTAAGCCAGACGGCACAAACCTATGGCTCCTGCAGATCAGAGCCAGCAGTGACGTGAAACCCAGTTTGAAGTGCTGTCTAAACTCATTCCAAATCCTCAAAGTGGCTCTCACCACTGGCTCGCAGAGGATCTAGCAGGGCAAACGGGAATGGCGCAGTGACCAAACCCTCAGACTCAACCCTCTACACGAAACCACCTCCATACGCCCCCATAGAGAGTCCGGACACTCGAACTACCCCCGTAACTTATCAATATTTGCTCTTTTTGTCGTAACAGTGGTTTAACTCAGCTGGAGGATGTACATATGTACATTAGAGGGCTGGTTACCCAATCACATGATGCGTTAAGGCGGGAGTTCATGCAGGTGTATTGGAaaagcaaatagtatgttggctttTGTCACAAGAGGGTTAAAGTACAGGGGTACAGATGTCTGGCTGTAATtttacagagccttggtgagtccgcacctggagtactgtgtacagttttgaactCCTTATCgaagaccataaggccataagatataggagcagaattaggccactcggcccatcgagtctgctccgccattcaatcatggctgatatttttctcatccccattctcctgccttctccacataacccccgatccccttattaatcaaggatatacttgtcaggaagggAGTGGAAAGGATGTTCGTTGACCTGTCCCTGTGCTGGCAGGATTGCATTCCCACTGAATTGATGCACGAGTTTCAAACCTGGAGTGCACCTGCTCACAAAATGCATTCTCTACTCGCTCAGCAAAGGACACATGCGCGGCAGCTTTGAGAGGGACCCCCCAACGGTAGCACTATTCAAAGGGCCAACCATCCCATTTGCAAGCAAACCGATTTAGACCAATTTGAGTGATTACGATTGGCGGGATTATCCGGTCCACCAGGCTACGTGATTCCACGGCCGTGCGCCCTTCCCTGACAGTggaattctatcttcccgctgctcGTCGCTGAGATTTCCCCTTGAAACCAGCCCACGCTCCCGTGAAACCAGCTGGCGAGTGtgggctgccagtgggaaaagtgaatcccgatgaccggagaattccagccaatatttgTGGAAGTTCTGTGGAGTTTttttgggcggggcgggggggggaggttgtggtGAGTTTCTGGGTGGGGGCAGCTCCTGTATCTTCACAGGTACTGGCCCCACAAACTCACCGGAGGGTGTGGAGGCTGCCGTGGGAGCAGAGGCTGTGCAGAGGGGAAGCTCTACCCGATATCCTCTGTCAATTTGGAGCCAGAATCCTCCAGGCTAGTCAACAGGGATATAAAGCTGTCTGAGAGACCTGTTCCCTTCTGAGCGTTTGCCACGAGGGCCAGCTGCCCCCTCAGAAACATCAGCTGTTCTCCCTTCAACCTCTTCCACCAGGGACCCCAGCATTTCACCATAGGCCGAGGAGCCCTCTCTCTTCACATATGCAGCTTATAGTGTTGGTACAGGCAGCCTACAATACCACACCGCTCCCCAGATCACACTTCAGAGGAACAGACGGGTTGTACCATCCGCTGTGTTCTCAGGGAAGCACAACacggggctggattgtccgattttgaggctatgtccggagcaagtGTCTAGATTTACGATGGAAAAGTCAGTGCCGGATGCTCCAtccggtgggtggggtgggggggggggctagctgcCGCGTCACGGAAAACGCCCAGTGTTCCCgatataaacggccggagaatttccgggtccatggccgtgcgtgtgcacggcaatgacctgcagaggctgcgccgtacaacatggcaccggcctcgTGCCGACCCGGCCTgctagatagtgcccccctgtaacctccctcaccgccccccccggaccacctcctcaccaattccctccccccccccaccagcccccaccgaagccccccccccccccctccggccagcagaaaggctcctccccccccgactgtggcggcgctggacacgtgAGCGCACGagtcccgcgccgtcgggaatttggcccatcgggggcggagcatcgggggagggccttcaggtgatgtcctgaggacgTCCCAACGGCGGGCCGCATACTCCCCGATGATGCCGTTtcggagagggcggagcatccaaaaacaggcaccgcccccgattctggcgtcaaagaggattctccgcccgatcggcgattacgacatcggcgttgggcaacggagaatcccacccattggatCTGCTTGGGCTAATCAGGTCGATGAGGAGGCAGCACCAAGTTTCAGGGCTACTggcctcaatttcaattgggggtGAAGGCTCCAGGCAGGGGTGCAGTGCAGGTTTGGAATCGCTGCCCTGTGCCCAAACGCGAGCACACAACCACTTTAGGCTTTGTTCATTCTCGTGTGTATTTGCATCAAGGAAGCTAAAGTAACAGAGCAATGGCTGAAAAATAGATTGCATAAACAGAGTATTATTAAGGAAGGGTTTGCTTCACATTTGAATGAGAATAGAAGATATACAAGGGCAGAGGAGGAGGAGTCTCGTGTGGAATATAAACCTAAACATGTTGGTCTTATTAACCTATTTCTATGTTGTAGGTTTTATGTATGTTTATGTAAAAATTGGCTCtgtcattttttttccccaacaaGAGCAAACTTGACAGATTTCGAAGCGATTTTCAACAACTTGTTTGAAAGTTCATTGAAACATGTAACCCCATTGTCTGAAGATATCACATGGAAGGGGCGCCCCATCAAAAACTACCTTTTAGACAAGAGCATCGTGATCAACACCATGCTGCTGAATGCTGTTGAACAGCTGAATGAAGTAATTGGAAACGAAACAGTCTCCGACATGCACGAGAAACTGCTGACGATTCAGAAAACCATCGGTCATCACAATCTGAATGACACTGAGGTAGCTCATAATTTGGATGATTTATACCACGAGGCGATCCACGAATTGGAGGAAACCCCCTTAGCCGCTCCCTACGCTGCAAACATCACCAAGCGAATTCAAGATGTGAAACATTATCTGACAAGTGTGGTTCAAGCGACAAAGGACGGATTTCAAATATTGGCGGGTCTCGGCGCATAAACAACAGCTTCAATTTAAAAATACGCTGAATGGGTTCTAACCCCGATGAAGTTAATTTGGGACAGAGAATTTAATTTGATATTTCAAACCAATCATAATGTAACCAGCCCCCATTCTATATTGGTATTAATGTAAACATATTATAGttggtgtggcaaaatttggcatgAACtaagcattttcttttattttcgaAACCAACGTTGCAATTCTGTGAATTAATGGTCCCCGTGACACTTTCCGGGGTCCCTTGGATGCACGTTaagacctacctctcagccatacccgtaccagcctccccggacaggcgccagaatgtggcgactaggggcttttcacagtaacttcatttgaagcctacttgtgacaataagccattttcattttcaaatgtgatGATATCATGTTATTTCCCCAATCAGATTACGTTGCAAAAAAAATGTGAACCTTGAATAAAATAACTCATAAGTAGATAGTTCTTAATAACTAATATATTAAAACCGGTTTCCGCCCATCCCTGGATTTTGGCCACAAGTGGAGAATCTATTACAAGCTGCCCAGGGATTGGAGGTGTCACGTGCCGATCTGGAAATGAATTGCCCAAAGAGAGGAATCTTGAAATGCTTTAGGGGGTTTGTTACGTTCAAAATACAACATCGTGCTTGGGAGGGACTGGAGATGACTTCAGGGTTGTTGTAGTCTGAAAATCTTTTGCAATGCGTCTGTCAGCGGTGAGAGATGGACACGATTGGACAGGGTAATGGCGAGGGGAGAGGAAAAATACATCACTGTCCATTGAACTTTTTCCACATTGAGGATGGAAAATATGGAGTGCTCCAGCTGCAAAGCATAGAGGGAAATAAGTTGAAATGTTGAAGCTGCCAATGCCTAATCTTACAGAGAAGATGATATAAAAAGACAGTCAGTCAGATAGACAGCTTCAGCTGAATTCTCACAAGCCCGAATGATAAAGATAATTCGTAGGATGAGAAAAATTCCACAATGCCATCAGCTGAGAGAAATGCACCAAGAGCGTGCAAGAGATATTCCAGTCTTAATCCTCTCTGTCCGTGTCGGATGGGAAAAATACTAAGAAAATTCCGGGGACATGGAAGTATCCAATTAATAAATAATGTCTTGACTTCTTTCTGAAAATATATAACAATTAGTGACGCTTATACTTAATGGTAATTGCATTTATAATGTTAATATTATTGGGAATGCTAAATTGGTGAGGTGCTatcaaagtttgcaaatgacttTTGAACATAATAGCTTATGTACTGTTTTTATTGTCTTGCATTGAATAATAAAAAAAGGATACAAATTTGATACCCTAAAACGCTTGACACCAATGAAgttttttttgaagtgtagtcactgttgggatttaatttgcacacagcaatgtggcGATGCCCAGACAATGGCCTGTTTTTCGGATGTTGATTCAGGGATAGATATTGGGCAGAATGGCAGGAATAGGTCCGCTGCCCTTCATCAAAAACAGTGGGcgagatttaacggaaatgaagtcCCGTGCTGAATgcgtttagctgtgtgtttccggGTGTTGGCTGAGAAAGTCCTCACTATCGAACGGGACTCTCTCATTCCCGAGCCTCAGCTGGGAGGTCGCACTTAGTCCCAAATGTCCAAACGCCCAAATGTCCAAACTCACCTACAAGGGAGTCATTGAGCCCCCCAcgtcataagggcagggcaccccccccccccccaggcctgatcACCGATGTCGGAAAAATGCTATTTGGTTGCCTTGacattgccaagctggcagtgcccctgccagtgccacctgggctgcTAAAATCCACGGTGGGCTGCTGGTAAAATCCCACCCCTGGTAACCAGAGAAAGTGATAAATCTAGCTGCCTCTTCTACAACAGCGGGAACCGAGAGGCCTGGCTTCATACGAGAAGCAGCACATTCTCAGTGTAAAGCATGACCTTATGTTGCTTCAGCTCAAAGATCAGAGGCTCCTATCTAATCGCCTCCACCAAAGGGTCTATAGCCAATATGAACATCGAGGGGGGGGGTAAGGGACAGACTTGCCTGGTCCCTGTCTGAAGGCTAAAATTCACAGATGTTTAATCATTCATAAGCTGCGAGGGGCCTACGATGGAGCATCTGTATCCACTTAACATATTCCTCTCCCAACCCAAATCTCTGCAACGTATAAACCAAAGAATCGCATTCCACTGGGTCAAAAGCTTTCGCCGCCTCCAAGGGAATCACTAACCCATTCCCGACGCCCGCTTTTGAAAGACCTTCGATAACATTCAGTAACCTTCAGTAACCTGATGTTATTGCAAGAATTCCGaccctttatgaacccagtcTGATTCTGTAAGTGAGTTCGCGTGGATGAGCCATGACCGCGATCAAGCGGGAAGGCCTTTGAGTAAAACTGAAGGAGAAcaggagcatggtcagagatcaCAATACGTAGAGAGGAGGCGGATACCAATTGCAGGATTGCTCTCGATATGAAGAAATAGCCAACTCTAGTGTGACATTGATGAGCTGACAAAAATGTGAATTCTTTATTCGATGATGTAGTGTTATCCACGTGTCtcagtaccccctccccccccatctcctcacaaaccggtgccagagcagcggggtgggggggttccatTTACTGGGGGCTTATCCACTGAGGGGTTTAAGTGACAATTAAGGTCCCCGCCCACAAAAGAGTTAGTTGAGGCTAACTCCGCATAGTCCACAAAGACTTCAGTAACAAACTCCAGGGAATGATTTGCAGGACCATACACATTCATTATCAAAACAGATTCTCCACGTCAAAGACCCTTAATAATCACATATCCACCCCCCGTAACCTTCGCACAGTTCTCCACCTTGaaggaaacatttttattgaccaCCATTGATCCCCGACGACTGTTCGAAGAAAACCTGCCTTGCCCAGTCCTACTTtaactttaataataatctttatcattgtcacaagtgggcttacattaacattgcaatgaagttactgagaaaatccttgTCATTCAAGTAAGTCTCATGAcaacatcgggctggattctcagatccTGCGGCTTTgcccgcaggatccgtctggtcttacggcCAGAAAGTCAGCGGCACCCTCAGGACCCAGTCGCAGCCGGGACCCAGTCGCAGCCGGGACCCAGTCGCAGTCGGGACCCAGTCGCAGCCGGGACCCAGCCGGGACCCAGCCGGGACCCAGCCGGGACCCAGCCGGGACCCAGTCGGGACCCAGTCGGGACCCAGTCGGGACCCAGTCGCAGCCGGGACCCAGTCGCAGTCGGGACCCAGTCGCAGTCGGGGCCCAGTCGCAGCCGGGACCCAGTCGCAGCCGGGACCCAGTCGCAGTCGGGACCCAGTCGCAGCCGGAACCCAGCCGGAACCCAGCCGGGACCCAGTCGCAGTCGGAACCCAGCCGGAACCCAGTCGGGACCCAGTCGCAGTCGGAACCCAGCCGGGACCCAGTCGGGACCCAGTCGCAGTCGGAACCCAGCCGGAACCCAGTCGGGACCCAGTCGCAGTCGGAACCCAGCCGGGACCCAGCCGGAACCCAGCCGGGACCCAGCCGGGACCCAGTCGCAGTCGGAACCCAGTCGGGACACAGTCGGGACCCAGTCGGGACCCAGTCGGGACCCAGTCGCAGTCGGGACACAGTCGGGACCCAGTCGGGACCAGGCCGGGATCCAGTCGCAGTCGGGACCCAGTCGCAGCcgggacccagccgggattcaGTCGGGACCCAGCCGGGACCCAGCCGGGACCCAGTCAGGACCCAGCCGGGACCCAGTCGCAGCCGGGAC
The DNA window shown above is from Scyliorhinus canicula chromosome 19, sScyCan1.1, whole genome shotgun sequence and carries:
- the LOC119954284 gene encoding uncharacterized protein LOC119954284 encodes the protein MKILAAITMILVVKGTQGAAIPANETQTNNSVHVRQLYWDISNIMNELTGFSVNVLAQTEVGKAIIANLTDFEAIFNNLFESSLKHVTPLSEDITWKGRPIKNYLLDKSIVINTMLLNAVEQLNEVIGNETVSDMHEKLLTIQKTIGHHNLNDTEVAHNLDDLYHEAIHELEETPLAAPYAANITKRIQDVKHYLTSVVQATKDGFQILAGLGA